The region CGGATTCTCTGACATCGCAGGCCACCGGCGTGGCGCCCGTGGCCCCAATGGCCTGAAAGCTGGCCACAAAGGTAAGGCTCGGAACCAGCACCTCGTCGCCCGGCCCGATGCCCATCGCCTCCAGGGCTAGTTGCAGGGCTGCGGTACCCGAGCTTACGCACACCACCTGATAGGCGGGGTCCCCCAGGAAATTCTGGAGCGCCTGCTCGAATTCCAACACCTTGACGCCGTGGCCAAAGTAGGCCAGCTCCATGGCCTCGGCGATGGCGTCGAGCTCGGCCTGGCCGGTGACGGGTTGGGAAACCCGGATCATGCGTGTCTCTCCTTGTCCAAGGCTTACCGCCTCGGTGATTATTCCTGGTTCACCGCCAGAACGGTCTTGAGGTTCTTGTGCTCCTGAAAGTCCTTCCAGGCCTGCTGGAAATTCTCCAGGCGGTAGTCCTGGCCGAAAAAAGGCTCGGTGTGCAGCTCGGGCAGGGCGGCCAATGCCTCGGCGAAGTTGGCCGCGTCGCTGCCCAGGGAGCCTACGATGGTCTTTTCGTAGGCCACGATGTTCTCGAAGTCCACCTCCACCCGCGAGTAGGGCAGCCCGATGAGCAGCAGACAGGCCCCGGCCTTGCTGTGGCTCAGGATGCCGCGCAGGGCCTGCACCGAGCCCGTGGCCTCCACGACGGCGTCAAAGTCCCTGAGGCCTTCCAAGGACTCCGAAGCGCTCAGGCCGCACTGGCCGGCCAGCTCCCGACGCCGGGCGTCGCGGTCCAGGATGGTCACCGCATAGCCCCGCTGCTGGAGCAGCTGGCCGCAGAGGTTACCGATGGGCCCCGCGCCCACCACCGCCACCCGCGCCCCGGGCGTCGCCCCCCGCCAGGAGGCCCCCAGCCGGGTGATGCCCCGGATGGCCACCGCCGTGGGCTCCACCAGCACCGCCGTGCGCAGGTCCAGTTCCGGCGGGATGCGGTGCAGGAAGCGGGCCGGGGTGATCAGGTATTGGCTGTAGCCGCCGTTCAGGCCCATCACCCCCAGCTCCTGGCGCTGGGCGCAGTTGGCATGGTTGCCCTGGCGGCAGTCCGGACACCGGCCGCAGCTCTGGATGCACTCCACCACCACCCAGTCGCCCACCCAGGCCTGGTCCACGTTGTCGCCGACCTCCACCACCTCACCGCTCATCTCGTGGCCCGGCACGATGGGGTACTTGGCCGTGCCGTGCTTGTAGTAGCCCAGCTCGCCGGAGAGCATCTCCAGGTCCGTGCCGCACACGCCCTCGTAGGCCACCCGTATGCGCGCCTCGCCCGGGCGCAGGGAGGGTAGCTCCAGCTCCACCAGCTCGGCCCGGTGGGGTCCTTTTATCTGCACCGCCCGGCAGCGGCTCTCGAAGTAATAGGCCCGCTTTTTCTCGGCCAGCTCGCGCACCGCCTTGGCGTCCCACAGGCCGTGCACCGTGCCCCGCAGCTTGTGATAGCGGAAGCGGCAGATCTCCGTGAGCCGGCGGGCACTGGGCTCCTTCTTGGCCGCATGGGCCAGGTCGCCGCAGAGCCAGGCCAGCTCGCGGGCACACTCGGAGGGCACCCGCCGCCGCCCGCTCACCCCTAGATGCTTGGCGGCCACCGCCTCGCGGTAAAAGCGCCGCCGCACCTGGGGCCAGGTTTCCTCGTGGATGTGCTGCAGCGCGGCCGAGGGTTCGTAGACCACCGACCAGCCCTGCTCCACCCAATGCTTGGCCCAGGCGATGTCCTCCAGGCCGGGCAGCGCCTCGTCAAAGGGCATTTGCTCCCACAGCTCGCGGCGCACCGCGCTGTTGGCGTTGTTGGCGAAGCAGCCGTTGGCCAGGGGATCCTTGGGGTGGGGCCCGAAAGTCCGCTCGAAGTCCAGAAGCTCGCTAAGCTTGGAGGCCTGGTGTCCCACCTGGCGGCCGTAGGTCATGGCCACTTTGTCGCGGCGCAAGGGAGCCACCAAATTGCCCAGCCAGTTCTCGTCCACCGGCAGGGTGTGGGCCGAGGCGATGGCGATGAGAGAGCCCCGCGCCGCCCGGATGCCCGCGTTTAGCGAGTAGCCGAAGGTGAAGTCCCAGCTTTTGATGCGCACCAGGTTGGCCCCGTGGGCCCGTGCGATCTCCCGGGTGCGGTCAAAGGAGCCCGAGTCCACCACGATCACCTCGAAGTCGCGGTAGGCCTGGCCGGCCAACGACTCCAGGAGCGGCCCCAAATGGCGCTCCTCGTTGAAGGTCCTGATGACCAGCGAGGTCTCGGGTAGGGAATCAGGCATCTTGGCTAGGGCTCTCCGGCAGCGTCCGGCAAACGCGGATCATGCAAAAGTCTCCTTAGTCACCCCAGGCAGAGAACATACAGCGGGAAGGCCCGGGCCCTCAAGACCTATCCGGGCGTTTCGCGGCCCGGAGCGGGGCAAGGCGCGGCTAGCCGTCGCGGTCGCTCCAATCCCATGGGATGGCCGGGTCGTGGGGGTCGCGGCGGAACTCGTCGGGGTCGCGGTGATCGTAGGTGTGGGTCACGGTGTTGATGATGATCGCCTCCTCTTGGCTGATGCACTTCCAGCCGTGATAAAGCCCCGGCGCGATCTTCACCAGCATGGGGTTGTGGGTGCCGATGAAGAGCTCGTTGGTTCGGCCCCGGCTGGGCGAGTCCTCCCGGTCGTCGTACACCCCCAGGCGGATCATACCCACCGCGCAGAAGATGTGGTCGTACTGCTTGCGGTGCAGGTGCCAGGCCTTGACGATGCTGGGACGGGTGGTGGTCATGTAGACCTGGCCGAAGCCCTGAAATATCTCGTCGTCGGCCCTAAGTATCTCCACTAGGCGGCCCCGGCCGTCGGGGATCACCTTGAGGGGCTTGACTTCCACCCCGTGCAATAGCTCCATGTCCGTCCTCTCCCCGATGCGGCGCGGCCCTCAGGCCAGGCCCAGCCGATGGCCTTGGTAGTTGCTTTTGAGGATGTTTTCCCACCAGGCGCGGTTGTCCAGATACCAACGCACCGTTTGCGCCAGGCCCTTCTCGAAGACCACCTCCGGCCGCCAGCCCAGCTCCCGCCCGGCCTTGGTGATGTCCAGGGCGTAGCGCTGGTCGTGCCCCGGCCGGTC is a window of Desulfarculaceae bacterium DNA encoding:
- a CDS encoding alcohol dehydrogenase catalytic domain-containing protein — translated: MPDSLPETSLVIRTFNEERHLGPLLESLAGQAYRDFEVIVVDSGSFDRTREIARAHGANLVRIKSWDFTFGYSLNAGIRAARGSLIAIASAHTLPVDENWLGNLVAPLRRDKVAMTYGRQVGHQASKLSELLDFERTFGPHPKDPLANGCFANNANSAVRRELWEQMPFDEALPGLEDIAWAKHWVEQGWSVVYEPSAALQHIHEETWPQVRRRFYREAVAAKHLGVSGRRRVPSECARELAWLCGDLAHAAKKEPSARRLTEICRFRYHKLRGTVHGLWDAKAVRELAEKKRAYYFESRCRAVQIKGPHRAELVELELPSLRPGEARIRVAYEGVCGTDLEMLSGELGYYKHGTAKYPIVPGHEMSGEVVEVGDNVDQAWVGDWVVVECIQSCGRCPDCRQGNHANCAQRQELGVMGLNGGYSQYLITPARFLHRIPPELDLRTAVLVEPTAVAIRGITRLGASWRGATPGARVAVVGAGPIGNLCGQLLQQRGYAVTILDRDARRRELAGQCGLSASESLEGLRDFDAVVEATGSVQALRGILSHSKAGACLLLIGLPYSRVEVDFENIVAYEKTIVGSLGSDAANFAEALAALPELHTEPFFGQDYRLENFQQAWKDFQEHKNLKTVLAVNQE
- a CDS encoding dTDP-4-dehydrorhamnose 3,5-epimerase family protein → MELLHGVEVKPLKVIPDGRGRLVEILRADDEIFQGFGQVYMTTTRPSIVKAWHLHRKQYDHIFCAVGMIRLGVYDDREDSPSRGRTNELFIGTHNPMLVKIAPGLYHGWKCISQEEAIIINTVTHTYDHRDPDEFRRDPHDPAIPWDWSDRDG